In a genomic window of Platichthys flesus chromosome 24, fPlaFle2.1, whole genome shotgun sequence:
- the LOC133949996 gene encoding E3 ubiquitin-protein ligase TRIM47-like → MSELCCICLDESTRPASLPCGHAFCLACVGEYWRISGSCQCPLCKACFPTRPQLQTHPPTQSQVGAAPLKAGEVPCDLCPGRRPAVKSCLVCLASYCDAHLELHYQSEALGGHLLIGVVKNLEDPVCRVHGKPLDRFCRSDRTCVCAMCSQTEHRGHHILPVHREAAKQRVQLKRMRMKLQQVIQERLSQVENLKETQSKELVKQLEAEICDLQRRHTELEQLSETEDDLRFLQVRVSRSEVTPSSRIEISPHILTT, encoded by the exons ATGTCCGAGCTGTGCTGCATCTGTCTGGACGAGTCCACCCGCCCGGCGTCCCTCCCCTGTGGACACGCCTTCTGTCTGGCCTGTGTAGGAGAATACTGGAGGATCAGTGGCTCCTGTCAGTGCCCCCTCTGCAAGGCCTGCTTCCCCACCAGACCCCAGCTCCAgacacacccccccacacagagCCAGGTCGGGGCCGCACCTTTAAAAGCCGGCGAGGTTCCCTGTGACCTCTGCCCCGGGCGGCGTCCAGCCGTCAAGTCCTGCCTGGTGTGTCTGGCCTCGTACTGCGACGCCCACCTGGAGCTGCACTACCAGAGCGAGGCTCTCGGGGGCCATCTTCTGATCGGTGTGGTGAAGAACCTGGAGGACCCTGTGTGCAGAGTGCACGGGAAGCCGCTGGACAGGTTCTGCAGGAGCGACCGGACATGTGTCTGTGCCATGTGTTCCCAGACAGAACACAGGGGCCATCACATCCTCCCTGTGCACAGAGAGGCCGCCAAGCAGAGG GTTCAATTAAAGCGGATGAGGATGAAACTGCAGCAGGTTATTCAGGAGAGACTGAGTCAGGTGGAGAATCTGAAGGAGACACAAAGCAAAGAGCTCGTCAAACAGCTGGAGGCAGAAATCTGTGatctgcagaggagacacacCGAGCTGGAGCAGCTCTCAGAGACTGAGGACGACCTCCGCTTCCTGCAGGTCCGAGTctcaaggtcagaggtcacacccAGCTCTCGTATTGAGATTTCTCCTCACATCCTAACGACCTGA
- the LOC133950314 gene encoding uncharacterized protein LOC133950314 has translation MSNMCLLHAGFFKPALIPFWFSDLLVLGMASAAASPRGTCLLEKQLTCSICMDVFVDPVTTACGHTFCKRCLDFNCKYSNSECPLCRTFLMNTGAVNIVLREIIQQRESEKSEKKKKSIFTGQDGEVACDICTEQKLQAEKSCLVCLASYCSTHLQNHASTQRLKGHKLVAPVKNLDDRACLKHGRPLELYSKKQQRCICVRCLEGGPQEVVSTEDEWEKKKIELENAKTELEAKIQKRETQLVELSQSVKSFQDLLENEWWDIEAVFAAVLSIVEEAREEALQPLKDRREVVEKEAEDLQQDLEEEISRFQTTISELEDISTLEDHIHFLQNYPSLQNLDDIKDWAEVQLDTSLSFGTMRKTTSIMKEKVQQELEKLTSIELRRIPKFTVDVKLDPATAHQCLVLSEDGKEVKDGQEDPEVDDAPERFDMFGSVLGINSFTSGRSYWEVEVGNKPGWDLGVARGDANRKGKLTLNPDNGYWATVHYEDDQYAALTAPPLLLPLLLKPETVGVFVDYEDDLVSFYNVTARSHIYSFTGCSFSGGELFPYFSPHRKQDDGSADPLIISSVKQREQIMDESTLNTFDMSLQVCVCGWSKVTSYHGLRTHQGKMGCTQRGVRIPERNAMTFLPQITFKESPIYLNEPEKNFFTWSADSDKSLQVCVCGWSKVTTYQGLRIHQGKMGCTEKGVRIPERRSYPPLIHFTGRPIQLTEPVLTSIESSDSDESLQVCGCGWMKVTTNQGLRIHQGKKGCMQNGVRVPERRSYPRQTPPTGRQIQLNEPDNFILPPIDHFQQTLNGHIHPAAADVTAAETREPFFQTPEPPPRHQTATDTYRPRRALEFSTGGEQVQAQIFDLLKRHAGELLQLHPVNQITTPPTTAVPPREEEEEKQRKAEKLRMKAKQDNKRAELQQKIQMTELKMAEVELSVKGLTVSLDTEWLEINNVFSKMMKVVQDARQRSLQPVEERRERVKREGKGLLQGLKRETVKLQKSIAELDRNPDLQISLDELTDWNNTSVDTSFSFGSLRTTTSAMMEQIQLQLEELSSVELKRFPTFAVDVKLDPATAHHCLSLSDDGKEVQDGGKNQEVHDTPERFDMFGSILGLNGLSSGRSYWEVEVGNKTGWDLGVARGDANRKGKLSLNPDNGYWATVHCEDDKYAALTDPCVRLSLRDKPQKVGVFVDYEEGLVSFYDTTARSHIHSFTQCSFGGEIFPYFSPHLQQNGQNAAPLIISPVERQ, from the exons ATGAGTAACATGTGTCTCCTTCATGCAGGTTTCTTTAAACCGGCCCTCATACCGTTCTGGTTCAGTGACCTCCTGGTTCTCGGCatggcctctgctgctgcatcaccCAGAGGGACCTGTCTGCTGGAGAAGCAGTTAACATGCTCCATCTGCATGGACGTGTTTGTGGACCCCGTCACTACAGCTTGTGGCCACACCTTCTGTAAGAGGTGCCTGGATTTCAACTGCAAGTACAGTAACAGCGAGTGCCCCCTGTGCAGAACTTTTCTGATGAACACGGGAGCTGTGAACATCGTCCTCAGAGAAATCATCCAGCAGCGTGAGTCTGAAAAGtctgagaagaaaaagaaaagtatcTTCACGGGGCAGGACGGAGAAGTGGCCTGTGACATCTGCACAGAGCAAAAGCTCCAGGCCGAGAAGTCCTGCCTGGTGTGTCTGGCCTCGTACTGCTCCACCCACCTGCAGAACCATGCTTCAACCCAAAGGCTGAAGGGTCACAAGCTCGTGGCCCCGGTGAAGAACCTGGACGACAGGGCCTGTCTGAAGCACGGACGCCCCCTGGAGCTGTACAGCAAGAAGCAGCAGAGATGCATCTGCGTCCGCTGTCTGGAGGGAGGTCCACAGGAGGTGGTCTCCACCGAGGACGagtgggagaagaagaag ATTGAACTTGAAAACGCAAAAACAGAACTGGAGGCCAAGATTcagaagagagaaacacaactgGTCGAGCTCAGTCAATCTGTGAAGAGCTTCcag GACCTGCTGGAGAACGAGTGGTGGGACATTGAGGCCGTGTTCGCCGCCGTGCTCTCCATCGTGGAGGAGGCCCGGGAAGAGGCTCTTCAGCCGCTGAAGGACAGGAGGGAGGTCGTggagaaggaggcagaggaCCTCCAACAGGATCTGGAAGAGGAGATCAGCCGCTTCCAGACGACCATCTCTGAGCTGGAGGACATCAGTACACTGGAGGATCACATCCACTTCCTGCAG aACTACCCATCTCTTCAGAACCTGGACGACATCAAGGACTGGGCCGAGGTTCAGTTGGACACGTCCCTGTCCTTTGGGACGATGAGAAAAACCACATCTATTATGAAAGAAAAAGTCcaacaggagctggagaagctgaCGTCCATCG AACTCAGGAGAATTCCAAAGTTCACAG TGGACGTGAAGCTGGATCCAGCCACCGCGCACCAGTGCCTCGTTCTGTCTGAGGACGGAAAGGAAGTGAAAGACGGACAGGAGGACCCGGAGGTGGACGACGCCCCGGAGAGGTTTGACATGTTCGGCAGCGTCCTGGGGATCAACAGCTTCACCTCCGGGAGGTcatactgggaggtggaggtcgGCAACAAGCCCGGGTGGGACCTGGGCGTGGCCAGAGGGGACGCAAACCGCAAGGGGAAGCTCACGTTGAACCCAGACAACGGCTACTGGGCGACCGTCCACTACGAGGACGACCAGTACGCGGCTCTGACAGcccccccgctgctcctccctctgctcctcaagCCGGAGACGGTGGGGGTGTTCGTGGACTACGAGGACGACCTTGTGTCTTTCTACAACGTGACGGCTCGGTCTCACATTTACTCTTTCACCGGGTGCTCGTTCAGCGGGGGGGAGCTTTTCCCGTATTTCAGTCCGCACCGGAAACAAGACGATGGAAGCGCTGATCCGCTGATTATCTCCTCCGTGAAACAACGTGAACAGATCATGGATGAGTCC ACACTGAACACGTTCGACATGAGCctccaggtttgtgtgtgtggttggtcCAAAGTGACGAGTTACCACGGCCTGAGGACCCACCAGGGGAAGATGGGATGCACCCAGAGGGGAGTGAGGATCCCAGAGAGGAACGCAATGACCTTCCTGCCTCAAATTACCTTCAAGGAAAGTCCAATCTATCTGAACGAGCCTGAGAAGAACTTCTTCACCTGGTCTG CCGACTCAGACAAGAGCctccaggtctgtgtgtgtggttggtcCAAAGTGACGACCTATCAGGGCCTGAGGATCCACCAGGGGAAGATGGGATGCACAGAGAAGGGAGTGAGGATTCCAGAGAGGAGGAGTTACCCTCCTCTGATTCACTTCACGGGACGTCCAATCCAGCTGACCGAGCCTGTGTTGACTTCTATAGAGTCTT CCGATTCAGATGAGAGCCTCCAGGTCTGTGGGTGTGGTTGGATGAAGGTGACGACCAATCAGGGCCTGAGGATCCACCAGGGGAAGAAGGGATGCATGCAGAATGGAGTGAGGGTCCCAGAGAGGAGGAGTTACCCTCGTCAAACCCCCCCCACGGGACGTCAAATCCAGCTGAACGAGCCtgacaactttattctt CCTCCCATCGACCATTTCCAGCAGACGCTCAACGGCCACATTCATCCAGCAGCTGCCGACGTCACCGCGGCCGAGACAAGAGAGCCAT TTTTCCAGACTCCTGAGCCCCCCCCTCGTCATCAAACCGCCACCGACACGTACCGACCTCGTCGAGCGCTCGAGTTCTCCACCGGCGGCGAGCAGGTGCAGGCTCAGATCTTTGACCTGTTGAAACGTCACGCTGGGGAGCTACTGCAGCTTCATCCTGTGAATCAGATC ACGACGCCTCCAACGACCGCCGTCCCTccaagagaggaggaagaggagaagcagaggaaggcGGAAAAACTGCGCATGAAG GCAAAGCAAGACAACAAGAGGGCGGAGCTACAGCAGAAAATTCAAATGACAGAACTCAAGATGGCAGAAGTGGAATTATCTGTGAAAGGCTTGACG GTTAGCTTGGACACCGAGTGGCTGGAGATCAACAACGTCTTCTCCAAGATGATGAAAGTCGTGCAGGACGCTCGGCAAAGATCTCTGCAGCCTGTGGAGGAGAG GAGAGAAAGGgtaaagagagaaggaaagggtCTGCTTCAGGGGCTGAAAAGAGAAACTGTCAAACTCCAGAAGTCCATCGCTGAGTTGGACAGAAACCCAGACCTTCAG ATCTCTCTGGATGAACTCACGGATTGGAACAACACAAGTGTTGATACCTCGTTCTCCTTCGGTTCCTTGAGAACCACAACGTCAGCCATGATGGAACAAATTCAGCTGCAACTAGAAGAGCTCTCCTCTGTTG AACTAAAGAGATTCCCCACATTTGCAG TGGATGTGAAGCTGGACCCAGCTACAGCCCatcactgcctctctctctctgacgaTGGGAAGGAGGTGCAGGACGGAGGAAAGAACCAGGAAGTCCACGACACTCCGGAGAGGTTTGACATGTTCGGCAGCATCCTGGGACTCAACGGCTTGTCCTCCGGGAGGTCATACTGGGAAGTGGAGGTCGGCAACAAGACCGGGTGGGACCTGGGCGTGGCCAGAGGGGACGCAAACCGGAAGGGGAAGCTCTCGTTGAACCCAGACAACGGCTACTGGGCGACCGTCCACTGCGAGGACGACAAGTACGCAGCCCTGACAGATCCATGCGTCCGCCTGTCCCTGAGAGACAAACCTCAGAAGGTGGGGGTGTTCGTGGACTACGAGGAGGGTCTCGTGTCCTTCTACGACACGACGGCTCGGTCTCACATTCACTCGTTCACTCAGTGCTCGTTCGGTGGAGAGATCTTCCCGTACTTCAGTCCACATCTCCAACAAAATGGTCAGAACGCAGCTCCTCTGATCATCTCTCCTGTAGAGAGACAGTAA